The following proteins are co-located in the Pedobacter sp. FW305-3-2-15-E-R2A2 genome:
- a CDS encoding ATP-binding protein, translating into MNLQKLKSILGKNPNEGPFSRLEDGSSAGRLAEATTIQDDPTENINSSDMPQTFTDRNAPEEFRYLEQLILYRLDSWFPSDEEIKEPILDTSKWSPSLANFIQQHELSSDEAVLLLIGITPHVQSDLFDRVISYKIQNSGDFQRIGGVRGKDFRGFMPTGETAVFLLGADDFERRLAIQQLFWPDHLFEKNKILWLAEQPHGEPVMSGRIILSAEYLDTFIYGKPIPPRFSMTFPAKLIHTDLGWDDLVINDELKEQINELKSWLKYNDQLVGEWGMGDRLRKGYRTLLYGPSGTGKTFTAGLLGKEVGKDVYKIDLSMVVSKYIGETEKNLELLFARAEDKGWILFFDEADALFGKRTNVRDAHDKYANQEVSYLLQRIEDYNGMVILATNMKNNIDDAFIRRFNSILKFSLPEAEERVEIWRLAFPKDVRFSNEQEETVDIPDLVKNYLLSGGCIVNVVHYASIKALERYNEQNGAKNIYLSDVLYGIKKELLKEGKPFN; encoded by the coding sequence ATGAACCTGCAGAAGTTAAAATCAATTCTTGGAAAAAATCCGAATGAAGGACCTTTTAGTCGGCTGGAAGATGGCTCCTCAGCCGGGCGTCTTGCCGAAGCGACAACCATACAGGATGATCCTACAGAAAACATAAATTCAAGTGATATGCCCCAAACCTTTACCGACCGGAATGCCCCTGAAGAGTTCAGGTATCTGGAACAATTGATTTTATACCGCCTGGATAGCTGGTTTCCTTCAGACGAGGAGATTAAAGAGCCAATCCTGGATACCAGCAAATGGTCCCCCTCTTTGGCAAACTTTATTCAGCAGCATGAGCTCAGCTCAGATGAAGCGGTCTTGCTGCTGATTGGCATTACGCCACATGTTCAATCTGACCTGTTTGACCGGGTGATCAGTTATAAAATCCAAAATTCGGGAGATTTTCAAAGAATCGGAGGGGTAAGAGGGAAAGATTTCAGGGGCTTTATGCCCACTGGTGAAACGGCGGTGTTCCTGCTGGGAGCTGATGATTTTGAAAGGCGTTTAGCCATTCAGCAGTTGTTCTGGCCGGATCATTTGTTCGAAAAGAATAAGATCCTGTGGTTGGCCGAGCAGCCGCATGGAGAACCTGTGATGAGTGGTAGAATTATACTCTCCGCGGAGTATCTTGATACTTTCATTTATGGCAAGCCCATTCCGCCAAGATTCAGCATGACCTTTCCGGCAAAACTAATCCATACCGACCTGGGCTGGGATGATCTGGTGATCAATGATGAACTGAAAGAACAGATCAATGAATTGAAGAGCTGGTTGAAATACAATGACCAGCTGGTTGGAGAATGGGGAATGGGCGATCGCCTGAGAAAAGGTTACCGCACTTTACTTTACGGTCCATCAGGTACAGGAAAGACCTTTACCGCAGGTTTATTGGGTAAAGAAGTGGGGAAAGATGTCTATAAGATTGACCTCTCTATGGTCGTGTCTAAATATATCGGGGAAACTGAAAAGAACCTCGAACTGCTCTTCGCCAGGGCGGAAGATAAAGGATGGATCCTGTTTTTCGATGAGGCAGATGCTTTATTTGGAAAACGGACAAATGTGAGGGATGCCCATGATAAGTATGCGAACCAGGAGGTGTCTTACCTGTTGCAACGGATTGAAGATTATAATGGAATGGTGATCCTCGCCACGAATATGAAGAATAATATTGACGATGCTTTTATTCGCAGGTTCAATTCTATCTTGAAATTCTCCTTACCGGAAGCAGAGGAGCGGGTCGAAATATGGCGCCTTGCCTTTCCTAAAGACGTTCGGTTTAGTAATGAACAGGAGGAAACAGTTGATATTCCCGATCTCGTAAAGAATTACCTCCTCTCCGGAGGCTGCATCGTAAACGTAGTTCATTATGCGAGTATTAAGGCGCTGGAACGATACAATGAACAGAATGGAGCAAAAAACATTTACCTGAGTGATGTATTGTATGGCATAAAGAAAGAATTGCTGAAAGAAGGTAAACCTTTTAATTAA
- a CDS encoding DUF4157 domain-containing protein → MPYSSRVYRQRNAHVHDDVKPQPFFSNQQEQAKAKAGGFFQAKLTVNKPGDHYEHEADALADQVVNRPSEKKATQQVSSVQRLATSAEDEKQGTNDARMAADKEIQEKPEPDAEQIKEEQEENKKIQAKAEGNASHASAKVASKIESNTGKGNALPKAVLREMNSSFAADFSKVRIHDNGESAGMAKALHAQAFTHGHDIYFNAGKFDPGSNAGKFLLAHELTHVLQQKGGSMERHIQKEGEQNPATAVQPGGPFDMNDQTFTLNWKNGQWEGCGPVPGTAAGGENACVSSDAIEQIKNYFKKKPVPGNVDRPANCPPERWNFMFNYCCSQGKHIDPNQKSNCIPDKVQEPEMKIEKPEAPEKGDFEVPDGDTKMA, encoded by the coding sequence ATGCCTTATAGCTCAAGAGTCTATCGTCAACGCAATGCACATGTGCATGATGACGTAAAGCCACAACCGTTTTTTAGCAATCAGCAGGAACAGGCCAAAGCAAAAGCCGGTGGCTTTTTTCAGGCAAAATTAACCGTAAACAAGCCCGGCGACCACTATGAACATGAGGCCGATGCCCTTGCCGATCAGGTGGTCAACAGGCCATCTGAAAAGAAGGCAACGCAACAGGTCAGCAGCGTACAGCGTCTCGCCACTTCTGCGGAGGATGAGAAACAGGGAACAAACGACGCGAGGATGGCGGCAGATAAGGAAATTCAGGAAAAACCAGAGCCTGATGCAGAGCAAATAAAGGAAGAGCAGGAAGAAAATAAGAAAATACAGGCCAAAGCAGAGGGGAATGCAAGTCATGCCTCAGCCAAAGTGGCTTCCAAAATAGAAAGCAACACGGGAAAAGGAAATGCCTTGCCTAAAGCTGTGCTGAGAGAAATGAACAGTTCTTTTGCTGCGGATTTCAGTAAGGTCCGGATACATGACAACGGGGAATCTGCTGGTATGGCTAAAGCGTTACATGCCCAGGCATTTACCCATGGTCATGACATTTACTTTAATGCGGGTAAGTTTGATCCCGGAAGTAATGCCGGTAAATTTCTGCTGGCACATGAGCTGACTCATGTATTGCAGCAAAAAGGAGGCTCTATGGAAAGACATATTCAGAAAGAGGGGGAGCAGAATCCGGCAACGGCCGTTCAACCTGGCGGCCCTTTTGATATGAATGACCAGACTTTTACCTTAAACTGGAAAAATGGGCAATGGGAAGGCTGTGGGCCGGTTCCAGGTACGGCAGCGGGAGGGGAGAATGCCTGTGTCAGTTCAGACGCTATAGAACAGATTAAAAACTATTTCAAAAAGAAACCAGTACCGGGAAATGTTGACCGGCCGGCAAATTGTCCGCCTGAACGATGGAATTTTATGTTTAATTATTGCTGCAGCCAGGGCAAACATATCGATCCCAATCAAAAGAGCAATTGTATTCCGGATAAAGTGCAGGAACCGGAAATGAAAATAGAAAAACCTGAAGCTCCTGAAAAAGGAGATTTTGAAGTACCTGATGGTGATACAAAAATGGCTTAA
- a CDS encoding DUF6851 domain-containing protein: MSEKSLVIQWNELILDAIKLTKTSPPLAARALAMVHTAMYDAWSVFDKCAISTTTAKYLKMADHECVKENTRKAFSYAAYRVLMDLFWLALPAPNKDMFRDLMCTCDYDPDDTTLDISLPQGIGNLVARLVIEKGHGDGANQQGTLHMPHWSDYTGYRPINTPDQVNDLSYWQPLRKNGATQEFLTPQWGLLKSFSLNFNWQFRPAPPFRKEDFDFRPQVKAVLEISAALTEEQKAIASYWADGVGTFTPPGHWCEIAQFIAEREKYRNTACIKLFFALSNALFDTSIACWEAKHHYNSVRPVTAIRTIYKGLEVQAWAGPGKGTQTMKGEQWTSYIETPPFPEHVSGHSSFSRAAATVLRQFTGSDHFGGCTTLKPGSSIIEPGTSPCTEVRLDWPTFTSAAEQAGLSRIYGGIHFPRGNEEGQKLGLSIGTNAWEKALFYFND, encoded by the coding sequence ATGTCAGAAAAAAGCCTGGTTATTCAATGGAATGAACTCATTCTTGACGCCATTAAACTGACCAAAACCTCGCCGCCACTTGCAGCCAGAGCTTTGGCAATGGTACATACGGCCATGTATGATGCATGGTCGGTGTTTGATAAATGTGCCATCAGCACCACGACGGCAAAATACCTAAAAATGGCAGATCATGAATGTGTAAAAGAGAACACAAGGAAAGCATTCAGTTATGCCGCTTACCGGGTGTTGATGGACCTCTTTTGGCTGGCCCTTCCTGCTCCAAATAAAGATATGTTCCGTGATCTGATGTGTACCTGTGATTATGATCCGGACGATACGACGCTGGACATCTCTTTGCCGCAGGGAATCGGAAACCTGGTTGCCCGGCTGGTGATAGAAAAAGGGCATGGTGATGGAGCCAACCAGCAGGGGACTTTGCACATGCCACATTGGTCTGATTATACGGGATACCGGCCCATCAATACTCCGGATCAGGTCAATGACCTGAGTTACTGGCAGCCATTGAGAAAAAATGGAGCTACACAGGAATTTCTGACGCCTCAATGGGGATTGCTGAAATCATTCTCTTTAAATTTTAACTGGCAATTCAGACCGGCGCCTCCTTTCCGGAAGGAAGATTTTGATTTTAGGCCCCAGGTTAAAGCAGTCCTGGAAATCAGTGCGGCACTCACAGAGGAGCAAAAAGCAATTGCCTCTTACTGGGCGGATGGTGTAGGAACATTTACCCCTCCGGGGCATTGGTGTGAGATCGCACAGTTCATTGCAGAAAGAGAAAAATACAGAAATACAGCTTGTATCAAATTGTTTTTTGCCTTGAGTAACGCCTTGTTTGACACCTCTATTGCCTGTTGGGAAGCTAAACATCACTATAATTCCGTACGTCCGGTAACGGCGATCAGAACGATATACAAAGGACTGGAAGTACAAGCCTGGGCTGGTCCGGGCAAAGGAACACAAACCATGAAAGGAGAACAATGGACCTCCTATATTGAAACACCTCCCTTTCCCGAGCATGTATCCGGACACAGCAGTTTTAGCAGGGCCGCCGCAACCGTATTGCGGCAATTTACGGGCAGCGATCATTTTGGTGGCTGTACCACACTGAAGCCGGGGAGTTCCATTATCGAACCAGGCACATCACCATGTACAGAAGTGCGACTGGACTGGCCAACATTTACCAGCGCTGCGGAACAGGCGGGATTATCCCGGATATATGGGGGGATTCATTTTCCCAGAGGAAATGAAGAAGGACAGAAGCTGGGGCTCAGCATAGGTACAAATGCCTGGGAAAAAGCGCTGTTTTATTTTAACGATTAA
- a CDS encoding ankyrin repeat domain-containing protein: MYTEFQKLQSAVRLPSAEQALAAFKDIADLNARYEDKYDNILHYMISAFEKEHLRIADFEALIESGVDVNARDKEGQSPLHYTTLYPNFALAKILISHDADIHAEDKMGNTVLWRAVKNYRGEKELLDIILLLLEKGADINKKNNYDRSSRDMIEDRKANITSGSAESDLSEALKAYL; the protein is encoded by the coding sequence ATGTATACAGAATTTCAAAAATTACAATCAGCAGTTCGTCTTCCTTCAGCTGAACAAGCGTTGGCCGCATTTAAAGACATAGCAGATTTAAATGCCAGATATGAAGATAAATATGATAACATTCTTCATTATATGATTAGTGCTTTTGAAAAAGAGCACCTGAGGATTGCGGACTTTGAGGCATTGATCGAATCAGGTGTAGATGTTAATGCCAGAGACAAGGAAGGGCAAAGCCCATTACATTACACCACCTTATATCCGAATTTTGCATTGGCAAAAATACTGATCAGTCATGATGCCGACATCCATGCAGAAGACAAGATGGGAAACACGGTGCTTTGGAGAGCCGTCAAGAATTATCGTGGAGAAAAAGAGCTTTTAGACATTATTCTGCTCCTCCTGGAAAAAGGCGCCGATATCAATAAAAAGAACAATTACGACAGGTCATCCAGAGATATGATTGAGGACCGGAAAGCGAATATCACCAGTGGTAGCGCAGAGTCTGACCTTTCTGAAGCACTTAAAGCGTATTTATGA
- a CDS encoding DUF4157 domain-containing protein: MKAAEAKSVATPAKSDAPFFNKGTDTALLSDSSRETSFFHKQNNDPFFVQTKLTVGQPNDKYEQEADVTADKVVQRLGNAERSPSASVESAGVNFLQTKTLAPVASSISPFVQTKCAACEEEEKKEEKDKGELKGGKIRRKPIFESNADPEDTDGNPVQRKCSACEEEEKHIHKKDDASGSENDMPTIENRLSESKGSGRPMSENTRAEMESSFGVDFSDVRIHDNSNAVEMNKGLNAQAFAHGSDIYFNSGKYDPESTSGKHLLAHELTHTVQQGGSNLKKKPQQGGAGAGIKSDAATPNIQASWYNFNIPFTDYQFDPSINGLKNAGNMAVDAAKWTGGKVRDGAVWVKDKAVEGFEWVFDQIKGLVNSGIEWLSNKFDEIKKFATSAFDSIKATLGAAVNLVTAPLNMITAAFTNMNADTLLAAWNMLTAGANAMMNMVTSVVTGILKIGEGIWGTVAGFISSIFSRINGVINSTVFGYLPDFLQKAARALFDTLKGLWDAVRNFWTNFWQKITAQIKQILTAIKNFVNKVLSFAIHGVIKLVRMLKTAWDLVTQVAKDPEAFIKPILEKLAAKLNTEAPPKAKEEARKKLKENVPNKGNDPSAGGVVQREPEKGAEAKTSRSTASYTEIDRGIDQAISKQWDDIKIVPMLWQTVKNMFWPPATIKAIGHEFYELWTVDWANAVDSLFMPRNILDDPLGFFHDIWSNFLFLLDFPLALWRRLNSILMLLMGYVTIVLVIIGLVGGAAVGGGVGGLPGAAAGLALAGTLGEGLMISFLLAEGITIVKALLDLFTARQTAKEKDGDYKQIAGSAIGIGIAIALEMLFAFLSSLVSEIVARIKAKPGAAVPEPNVKGEAPKPGEPVEPKPGEKVEPKSGEGEGAKAGETKVGEGEVSPSKDGNRDIRMNEKGKCEVCASPCADIRAKYKEEITPEIRGKIEAIENNPKLSEAAQKEALKPIEQELADLKVANETKGGAEIAKQLGLPDPPPGHHWVKKPSGGVRLQRNPEFKGQLLEYDPAAPKTEGIPEGFKKAEGSYMSERELNLPKPLQRRVELSVKTREAILRNAETRLDPKGERRWVDGKTDKLIPGEKQTLDPTTGEMTKGDFAFGHKEGDIAWKKFQDAHANDVPPITREDVIKYQDDPKIYQVEEGRNNSVSGAKGNAADK, translated from the coding sequence ATGAAAGCTGCTGAAGCTAAATCAGTGGCAACACCTGCCAAATCGGATGCTCCTTTCTTTAATAAGGGGACGGATACGGCTTTGCTCAGTGACAGCTCCAGGGAAACCTCTTTTTTTCATAAACAGAACAACGATCCTTTTTTTGTACAAACCAAGTTGACTGTTGGCCAGCCTAATGATAAATATGAACAGGAGGCTGATGTCACTGCTGATAAGGTAGTCCAGCGACTGGGAAATGCGGAAAGAAGCCCATCCGCTTCTGTTGAAAGTGCCGGAGTTAATTTCTTGCAAACAAAAACCTTAGCTCCGGTCGCCAGTTCGATCAGTCCTTTTGTACAAACCAAATGTGCCGCCTGTGAGGAAGAAGAAAAAAAAGAAGAAAAGGATAAAGGTGAACTTAAAGGAGGGAAAATAAGGCGTAAACCTATTTTTGAAAGTAATGCTGATCCGGAGGATACAGATGGAAATCCGGTACAAAGGAAGTGTTCCGCCTGTGAGGAAGAAGAGAAACACATCCATAAAAAAGACGATGCCTCTGGTTCAGAGAACGACATGCCTACTATCGAAAACAGACTGTCTGAGTCCAAAGGGTCGGGAAGGCCGATGTCGGAAAATACCCGGGCAGAGATGGAAAGCTCATTTGGCGTTGATTTTTCCGATGTACGCATCCACGACAATAGTAATGCAGTGGAGATGAACAAAGGCCTGAATGCCCAGGCCTTCGCCCATGGCAGTGACATCTATTTTAACAGCGGGAAATACGATCCGGAGAGCACTTCCGGTAAGCACCTGCTTGCCCATGAGCTGACGCATACCGTTCAGCAGGGAGGCAGCAATCTGAAGAAAAAGCCTCAGCAAGGCGGTGCCGGTGCAGGAATCAAAAGTGATGCCGCCACGCCAAACATCCAGGCCAGCTGGTACAATTTCAATATCCCCTTTACAGACTATCAGTTTGACCCAAGTATCAACGGCTTGAAGAATGCCGGAAATATGGCGGTAGATGCCGCAAAATGGACTGGCGGGAAGGTCAGGGATGGAGCAGTATGGGTGAAAGATAAGGCTGTTGAAGGTTTTGAATGGGTCTTTGATCAGATCAAAGGGCTGGTTAACTCGGGTATTGAATGGCTCAGCAATAAATTCGATGAGATTAAAAAGTTTGCGACCTCTGCATTCGACAGCATAAAAGCGACACTTGGGGCGGCGGTCAACCTGGTAACTGCACCATTAAATATGATTACTGCGGCATTTACCAATATGAATGCCGATACGTTGCTTGCGGCCTGGAACATGCTTACAGCGGGAGCAAATGCCATGATGAACATGGTGACCAGCGTGGTGACTGGTATCCTGAAAATAGGAGAAGGCATTTGGGGCACTGTTGCAGGATTTATCAGCTCTATATTTAGCCGGATTAACGGGGTCATAAATAGTACGGTATTCGGTTATCTTCCTGACTTTCTTCAAAAAGCGGCCAGGGCCTTATTTGATACTCTTAAAGGATTATGGGATGCTGTCCGCAATTTCTGGACAAACTTCTGGCAAAAAATAACCGCGCAGATTAAGCAAATTTTAACCGCCATTAAGAACTTTGTAAATAAGGTCTTGTCCTTTGCCATCCATGGGGTAATTAAGCTGGTGAGGATGCTTAAAACGGCCTGGGATCTGGTGACACAGGTAGCTAAGGATCCGGAAGCTTTTATCAAACCTATTCTCGAGAAGCTGGCGGCCAAGCTAAATACAGAGGCTCCTCCTAAAGCCAAAGAAGAAGCAAGGAAAAAACTTAAAGAAAATGTTCCCAATAAAGGGAATGACCCATCTGCCGGCGGAGTGGTTCAAAGGGAGCCGGAAAAAGGTGCAGAAGCTAAGACCAGCAGAAGTACGGCAAGCTATACAGAGATTGACCGGGGAATTGATCAGGCCATTTCAAAACAGTGGGACGACATTAAAATTGTTCCGATGTTATGGCAGACGGTGAAGAATATGTTCTGGCCGCCGGCAACTATTAAGGCGATAGGTCATGAGTTCTACGAGCTATGGACGGTGGATTGGGCTAACGCGGTAGATAGTTTGTTCATGCCGCGGAATATACTGGATGATCCGCTGGGATTTTTCCATGATATCTGGTCTAACTTCCTTTTTCTGCTGGATTTTCCTCTGGCCCTATGGAGAAGATTGAACAGTATTTTAATGCTGCTGATGGGCTATGTAACGATTGTTCTGGTGATCATTGGACTTGTTGGTGGTGCGGCAGTTGGCGGTGGTGTAGGAGGCTTGCCTGGGGCAGCGGCGGGATTGGCCCTTGCGGGTACGCTTGGAGAAGGGTTAATGATTTCCTTCCTGCTGGCGGAGGGAATAACGATCGTCAAAGCCTTGCTGGATCTGTTTACAGCCAGACAGACGGCAAAAGAAAAAGATGGGGATTATAAACAGATTGCAGGAAGTGCTATCGGGATCGGAATTGCCATTGCACTGGAGATGCTCTTTGCTTTCCTATCGAGCCTGGTTTCGGAAATTGTTGCGCGTATTAAAGCAAAACCCGGAGCGGCTGTACCTGAGCCTAATGTTAAAGGAGAAGCACCTAAACCCGGTGAGCCGGTGGAGCCTAAACCTGGAGAGAAGGTGGAACCGAAATCCGGAGAAGGGGAAGGGGCTAAGGCGGGAGAGACGAAGGTCGGGGAAGGTGAAGTTTCACCAAGTAAAGATGGAAACAGGGATATCCGGATGAATGAGAAGGGCAAGTGTGAAGTTTGTGCTTCGCCATGCGCGGATATCAGGGCGAAATACAAGGAAGAGATCACACCCGAAATCAGGGGAAAAATTGAGGCGATAGAAAACAATCCGAAGCTCTCTGAAGCGGCGCAAAAAGAAGCGCTGAAACCAATTGAGCAGGAGCTGGCGGATTTGAAAGTAGCAAACGAAACCAAAGGTGGGGCTGAGATTGCCAAGCAGCTGGGACTACCTGATCCGCCACCCGGGCATCACTGGGTTAAAAAACCTAGCGGTGGTGTCAGATTGCAGCGGAATCCTGAATTTAAAGGTCAGTTGCTGGAATACGATCCTGCGGCGCCGAAAACGGAAGGGATCCCAGAGGGCTTTAAAAAGGCAGAAGGCTCTTATATGTCTGAAAGAGAACTCAACCTGCCTAAGCCATTACAGCGCAGAGTAGAGTTATCTGTGAAAACCAGAGAAGCAATCCTGCGTAATGCGGAGACCAGACTTGATCCTAAAGGCGAAAGAAGATGGGTGGATGGAAAAACTGACAAACTCATCCCCGGAGAAAAACAAACGCTGGATCCGACGACCGGTGAAATGACCAAAGGTGATTTTGCTTTTGGACATAAAGAAGGCGATATTGCATGGAAGAAATTTCAGGATGCCCATGCCAATGATGTTCCGCCAATCACGAGAGAAGATGTGATCAAGTATCAGGATGATCCTAAAATTTATCAGGTAGAAGAAGGCAGGAACAATTCGGTCTCAGGGGCAAAAGGAAATGCAGCAGACAAATAA
- a CDS encoding contractile injection system tape measure protein, with protein sequence MQHVIRKQRIDLQLDKQLDSFRVQQQFSDQFWKYMVPLLDHEFDKMANEEEVISLDRIEIDLGVITEAQISQIVWNPDLYELFKTEIKKAIFQQEALVTEGRQTVKRSISGHAFQQWIFYMQKGYLPWSLTQVNAQWYDQVMEELATDYTSTAVLRREIQENEAFLLRIIRQHPLSFLMKLLEILTAEKQSQLFTAVHQLHDRLSDWSIPGQKSRSSKNIAALIRVFQQRYEEIWTEILRISTETNGTTLFAVFESRIQEMIKATELSKTDVTSGTDLLEAIYNKSYQSFQEEGGTLEEKEENKSDEDILRDAIGDEGVFTTHAGLVLIHPFLNSLFQLLGLLQEKRFSQISAQEKAVYLLHYLATGQNKAEEYELLMPKILCAYPIDQPIPAQIKLSEEEMEEADTLLKAAIASWDILKNTSPAGLREGFLQRSGKLQVRDGKIGLQVEKAAIDALLDHLPWNLSIIKLPWLREVVQVEWR encoded by the coding sequence ATGCAGCATGTGATCAGAAAACAGCGGATTGACCTTCAGTTAGATAAACAGCTGGACAGTTTTCGTGTACAGCAGCAATTCAGCGATCAATTCTGGAAGTATATGGTCCCTTTGCTTGACCATGAATTTGATAAAATGGCGAATGAAGAGGAGGTGATCTCTCTGGATCGGATAGAAATAGACCTTGGTGTCATTACTGAAGCCCAAATCAGTCAGATTGTTTGGAATCCTGATCTTTATGAACTCTTTAAAACTGAAATCAAAAAAGCCATTTTTCAGCAAGAAGCTTTGGTTACCGAGGGTAGGCAGACCGTTAAGCGATCTATTTCCGGACATGCTTTCCAGCAATGGATTTTCTATATGCAAAAAGGGTATTTGCCATGGAGCCTGACTCAGGTCAATGCACAATGGTACGATCAGGTGATGGAAGAGCTCGCCACAGATTACACCAGTACTGCTGTCCTGAGACGGGAGATTCAGGAAAATGAGGCCTTTTTGTTGCGGATCATCCGACAACATCCTTTGTCATTTCTGATGAAACTGCTGGAAATACTGACCGCTGAAAAGCAAAGCCAACTTTTTACTGCGGTTCATCAGCTCCATGACCGCCTGTCTGACTGGTCGATTCCCGGGCAGAAATCCAGGTCTTCAAAAAATATCGCAGCACTGATCCGGGTCTTCCAGCAGCGCTATGAAGAGATCTGGACAGAAATTTTAAGGATTTCCACGGAAACTAACGGAACGACCTTGTTCGCTGTATTTGAGTCCCGGATTCAGGAGATGATCAAGGCCACTGAACTGAGTAAAACGGATGTGACTTCAGGCACTGATTTACTGGAAGCGATCTATAACAAATCCTACCAATCTTTTCAGGAAGAAGGAGGAACTCTGGAAGAAAAAGAAGAGAACAAAAGCGATGAAGATATTTTAAGAGATGCCATTGGCGATGAAGGTGTTTTTACGACACACGCGGGATTGGTACTTATTCATCCTTTTTTAAATTCGCTGTTCCAGCTTCTGGGTTTACTTCAGGAGAAGCGGTTTTCCCAGATATCCGCACAGGAAAAAGCGGTCTATTTACTGCATTACCTTGCTACAGGCCAAAATAAAGCCGAGGAGTATGAACTGCTCATGCCTAAAATCCTTTGTGCTTATCCGATTGATCAACCGATACCCGCGCAGATCAAACTCTCAGAGGAGGAAATGGAAGAAGCAGATACTTTGCTGAAAGCAGCCATTGCTTCCTGGGACATTTTAAAGAATACCAGTCCGGCGGGACTTCGTGAAGGATTTTTACAGCGAAGTGGAAAGTTGCAGGTTCGGGATGGAAAAATAGGCTTACAGGTGGAGAAAGCAGCGATTGACGCGTTGCTGGATCATTTGCCATGGAACCTAAGCATTATAAAGTTACCCTGGCTCAGGGAAGTTGTTCAAGTGGAGTGGAGATAG